CCGCACAGGCAGACAAAGCCAATTTATGGAGGTTATAGTCCCTGAAATGGAGTTCTATTCTCCATTCTACATGCACAGCGTACACCTGCAAGCGTCATACAGGCTTTGTAATGCTGGAGATATTGGAGCCATGGCCGCTGTAATTCAGAAGACGTCCACCCAGACATGCCACCATTGTTGGTCAGATTCAGGCTGAAGGATCTCCTCGTGTGACATGCGTGGATCTGACCCACAAACACAAATGGTAAATGGCTTCCACTCAATGCTAGAGACCCTCACCAACCCTATCATAGCCATGGAGAGAGGTGGGGGTTGCACTTGTCCGCTATTTATTTACCTTTGAGACTTGAATTGGGATTGTATAATACTCCAATACCAGAGATGGTATTCTGCTTGCATGTAATAGCCATACTGTCCATCAAATGACGGGCTATGCAAGGGGCTATTCAGCTTTAAAGGGTCACCGACTGGTTGGCCATCACGATACGGCCATCATTCTTCCCCCCAATATTAGGCAGGAAGCTAGGGTATGGTGACAGGGATTATGGATAAAACTACACAGCCCAGAAGgtcaaaacaatattttgcatggTATACTATAAGGAAGTAGTAGTAGGTAGTTGAGTCTAGGAGGGAgtcaatataataaaaagcaatacCCAGAGAAAAGAGAAACATTACACAAAGCTGCCCATAAACTGTTTAAATCCCTGTACCGAATGTATTTTACCCCTCATGCTGGCTGAATAGTGGCTTCCTTGCTGGCAGGCGCAGTTCCTTGATGATTAGCACAGCAGGACCTAATAGAGACTTAGCTGGAAGGATCGGCAGCAGCCAGCAGGGGGCACACTTGTGTGTGGGGTAAGATTAGTAGGGTGAGCTCTGCTATAGAAGGTTTCAGCAAAGCGTACTGCAGCCAGCTATGTGTAATAATGCCGTGTTCACAGGATAGCAATTTATTAGGATGACCCCAACACAGCTGACCAAACCTCCTATGCATATAAAACAGCATGCAAGATTACGGCAGTTGTATAAATGACAAAGTTTATTTTCTGAAAGTTTACATGTAGCTATGAATATCAGagcttttttattatgtaatagaTTGCTCAGCCTGTCAGCTAGTAAATGAACATTGCTAATACTTATCGGTCCTACTACccgtgccgccatcttctctatGCGACACATTCTGCACGTCACCCCCGCTGGACTGACTACACCCCTGTGGGTGCTGCACAGGACACCAGGAGGGAAACCAGAGATGGAAAATCAGCTATCCGACACACAGAAGTGTTGGGGAAGAATATTCCTAATCAGTTGTAGAATATAGATGGCCAGCTCTCAGGCATCAGGCAATAAGGCAAGACTAACAGCCAGGCCGGATATAGGACTCCAGGTAAAGGACATCTGGAAAATggcataataaaaatgttctggaTTCATAAAACAAGCTGAGAGTGGCTGTACCCTGGCATCACCATCAGAGAACACCCGGCAGGGCTGCCCTCGGATTTATCTACAAACACAAAGCGACCGATAAAGGCTAAAACAGAACAATTACTAAGAAGCTGACCGCATACACCGGTGATCAGAGCATTTAATGCAGAACGGTTCCCAATGTATACGGTCATAGCTTTTCCATAGACTGCCATGGCATTCTGACACCTTCCTCCGTTAGGGGGCCAGGAATACAGTGAAGTGGTTTTACTGGCACAGACAGATGGGGAAACATGGGCACACCACAAGCTCCATCCAATCAACAACGCTTGTAACAATTCAGTTTTTAGTGGTGCTAGTCCCATAAACTGGAATTTAGTCCAATGGACCGAGGCCATTCTCTGTTTGCATACTGCTACAAAAAGTGCAAAGGAAAGGCAACCAATACAGTCTGGTGTCTTAGGTCAGCACTAATGTGAATAAGGCTCCTCCTAGTAGGCACGGTTAGAAGTTATAAAAGGCTTTAATAGTATACTGCATCCTAAAATCATTTATGGTCTAGGAGACATTGGCGGCCAATAAACGCAGATTTATTCTAGAACGGGCCGGAGCCAATGGCAAGCCTGGACAAGGAACAAAACTCGCAGCCAACATCCCCTGaccataattattttaaaggcCCAAAGTCTTTCTTAAGCCattcattgtgttaaaaaatcaaaacaatataaaactagATGATTTGTACCAGGAGGAAAGAAAATCCCCCTGGAAATTTCAATTctacttatgtaaaaaaaaaaaaaaaaaaaaagtttaaaattgctGCTCCTCTCAGaatgaaaaacagatttaaaatagaaatttgtGCTTATTTCCTGCATTGCTAGTTAAAAACACGCATTAAGGTAGAAGATGCAGCAAGCGATCCAACAATAAGAAGCCACATTCCAAGCAAAGGTTCCGCTCATTTCCGGGCTTTGGATCCTCTGGGAAAGAGAGGTCTGGGGTCCACACAGCACAAATCTGCCAGAATGGTGGCGGCTCCAGCAAAAAGGATAAGGCTTCGGTTGGCAAAGATTTATGGCAACTATCCAAAATCGGAAGATCAACATAAGTCCATAAGATAAAATTGTCTCTTCCGATTACaacttcaaaaataataaaacagaactcgataaaaacagaataaaaacagttCTAAGTTCCGACATCACTGCAGCATGAGTTGCTTGAGGTTGTCATGAAGAATTGTATCTTTGACGTCACGGAAGACCAGGCGGATATTCTCGGTGTTGATGGCGGTGGTGAAGTGGTGGTAGAGCGGCTTCTGTTGCTGATCTCGACGTTTGCTGCGGAAACAATCTACCAGGAACTTTTGAACGTCGGAAAGGCAGTGGGGGTCCCCCTCAAAGTCAGAGAAATAGTCCTTTATGCTCACTATTTTTACCTTCTCTTCCAGCAAGTCTGTCTTGTTTAGGAACAGGATGATGGAGACGTTGCTGAAGACGCGGTTGTTGACTATTGTTTCGAATATGTTGAGGGATTCGGTCAGGCGGTTGGTCTGCCGGTCTTCCATCAGCACCTGGTCGTACTCACTAGAAGACACCAAGAATAGGATGGAGGTGACACTGTCGAAACACTCGAACCAACGCTTTCGCTCTGATCTCTGCCCACCGACGTCCACCATTTTGAAAGGCACATTTTTGATTTCAAAGTCATACTCGTGGATTCCTTTTGTGGGACGACGGGCCAGCAATATGTCCTGCTGAGAGGGGAGGTAGTCCTGTAAGGAGAAGAGAACCTTATGGTCACAAACtgacataatataaaacatacaatccGTGCCCGTCACTGACTTACTAAACTATCAGCAAATCTGTGCAGTCACCTATGCCCCAAGAGCACCGGCAACCTGTACTACCCCCATCACCTATGTACCAAAAGCCCCGGCAATCTGTACTACCCCCGTCACCTATATACCAAGAGCCCCGGCAATCTGTACTCCCCACGTCACCTATATACCAAGAGCCCCGGCAANNNNNNNNNNNNNNNNNNNNNNNNNNNNNNNNNNNNNNNNNNNNNNNNNNNNNNNNNNNNNNNNNNNNNNNNNNNNNNNNNNNNNNNNNNNNNNNNNNNNNNNNNNNNNNNNNNNNNNNNNNNNNNNNNNNNNNNNNNNNNNNNNNNNNNNNNNNNNNNNNNNNNNNNNNNNNNNNNNNNNNNNNNNNNNNNNNNNNNNNNNNNNNNNNNNNNNNNNNNNNNNNNNNNNNNNNNNNNNNNNNNNNNNNNNNNNNNNNNNNNNNNNNNNNNNNNNNNNNNNNNNNNNNNNNNNNNNNNNNNNNNNNNNNNNNNNNNNNNNNNNNNNNNNNNNNNNNNNNNNNNNNNNNNNNNNNNNNNNNNNNNNNNNNNNNNNNNNNNNNNNNNNNNNNNNNNNNNNNNNNNNNNNNNNNNNNNNNNNNNNNNNNNNNNNNNNNNNNNNNNNNNNNNNNNNNNNNNNNNNNNNNNNNNNNNNNNNNNNNNNNNNNNNNNNNNNNNNNNNNNNNNNNNNNNNNNNNNNNNNNNNNNNNNNNNNNNNNNNNNNNNNNNNNNNNNNNNNNNNNNNNNNNNNNNNNNNNNNNNNNNNNNNNNNNNNNNNNNNNNNNNNNNNNNNNNNNNNNNNNNNNNNNNNNNNNNNNNNNNNNNNNNNNNNNNNNNNNNNNNNNNNNNNNNNNNNNNNNNNNNNNNNNNNNNNNNNNNNNNNNNNNNNNNNNNNNNNNNNNNNNNNNNNNNNNNNNNNNNNNNNNNNNNNNNNNNNNNNNNNNNNNNNNNNNNNNNNNNNNNNNNNNNNNNNNNNNNNNNNNNNNNNNNNNNNNNNNNNNNNNNNNNNNNNNNNNNNNNNNNNNNNNNNNNNNNNNNNNNNNNNNNNNNNNNNNNNNNNNNNNNNNNNNNNNNNNNNNNNNNNNNNNNNNNNNNNNNNNNNNNNNNNNNNNNNNNNNNNNNNNNNNNNNNNNNNNNNNNNNNNNNNNNNNNNNNNNNNNNNNNNNNNNNNNNNNNNNNNNNNNNNNNNNNNNNNCTGTACTCCCCCCGTCACATATGTACCAAGAGCCCCGGCAATCTGTACTCCCCCCGTCACCTATGTACCAAGAGCCCCGGCAATCTGTACTCCCCTGCGTCACCTATGTACCTACCAAGAGCCCCGGCAATCTGTGCTCCCCGTCACCTATGTACTTACCAAGAGCCCGACCAATCTGTATTTACTCCGTCACCCATGTACTTAGAGCCCCGGCAATCTGTACTCCCCCTGTCACCTATGTACCAAGAGCCCCGGCAATCTGTGCTCCCCGTCACCTATGTACCTACCAAGAGCCCCAGCAATCTGTATTTACTCCGTCACCCATGTACTTAGAGCCCCGGAAATATGTACTACCCATTACAATCGTACAACAAATCCCAGAACTCTGTACTGCCCATCACTATTCCAGCAACATTTTAGGGCTGCAGTTAGTAGGATTTCACTTTTAGGGCAGATGGTGCACACAATCACCTCCTCTGTACTGGTTTGTGTCAAACTCCTCCATGATAAATGTATCACAAGCATAGAAGATCTGACAGGTTAACCTGTCAGGATAAAAATGGGGAGGTGTTCTGGAGTCATCATCCTAAAGTAGGTTTGCTGCTGACCTGAGACGATGGCACGGTGGACCCTTCACTGGCTATTACTATGGATAACCCACAACCTCCTGTGCTTCCGATAACATTCCCTTCTCAGTGTACACCAGCTCCAACTGATTGGTATATCCCCAGCCCGGGCACAGCAGGCCCTTACCACAACAAGGACTGCCGAGGCTTTGCCCAATATTACCAGATTACTGCAGAATGATCTGTGCAGCCTACATCTGATGAAAGCCAAGATTTCCCCCGGTGTGTGGTGGACGACGCACCAATCTTCTACCCATATGACACACAAACATCAATGTCCATCACAAAAGCCAATTCCACATTTCAGAATCCCCGTGCTGCTCCCTCAGATTAGATTCACTGTCTATATGGAAGTGAATGTGTAATGTGTACAGCACATGTCAGGACTGTGTTCTTACTCCGCTGTGATTATAAATTATCAGAGGGATTTCAGCGGAGAAGAGCAAAGTTATACAATATACACAGCTCCTCGAGATGGAGGCGAGCGCCATTGCTGGCAGACGTGGGCGAGGGTTTGTCATGTGTTCACCTTGTCAAATATAAAGGTTAGGGTGAACGGAAAGTGAAAGACTAATAAACAAGAGGCCCTGTCCATGCAATCTGTCATTCACCGATACACGGGGAGCTTTGTGTCATAGGAAACCCATCAGACACCCCACCGCGGTACCATTGTACCTCCTCACAGCATACTCACCAGTTGTCCAAGCTTGTCCAAATTATCCAGGAAATATTTTACTGATTCCccctagaagagaaaaaaaaaagtttaacaaatgaATACCTGTAAAtcataaagagcacctgtcataacTGAAGACTTTCTACTATAAACCTGCACTCTTACACCTGGGAAATAGCTTGTgaggaaccacaagtcccagcatgcctgCTTAGCAAGCCTCATGatttagaatgtaaaaaatggaTTGCATGGGCTGTCAGAGATTACAGCCATTAAACTTTATTGGGGAATAGGAGAAATCATTTATCAGTATATTTAGGTTGTATGGGCAATAGGATGAAACCTGGACACTTCTGCCAGGCAGTGAGCCCAGGTCCGGGGCAGAAGTCATGCAGTTTAGAAATGCTGACAGTGGGAAGTCAGACACGGGCCCTCTTGTCCCTATTCTGGACTGACAGCTTCCTAAACTCTGCTTGCACCCACCTGCATTATGTATAGACAAGATCTGACAACACTGCAATTCATTCACTCCCACAATATAGGAAAACATTATAACCAGCAAACTACAAAGTGGAAAGTCCAGCCACCGGAGAGCGGTTATGCACTCAATATATGATGAAGTAAAAATAATTACTGGAGAGATGCCAGAGGACACCCAATGAGAATCATTAAGTAATAAGAGAAATGTTATAAATCCACACAACACATTTTGTTCCAGTATATAGCCAACACAAAATACCCCGACAGCTCCACTTATGCTGCGTCCTAATCTAATATATCGCTCAGCTATGGAcatcctgaataataataataataataataataataataataataatctatatccCACATAAAGATAGGTCGGAGATTTAGCACCAAAGTCAAAAAAGTCCAATCAGAGCACAGCCAACCCTCAGACAGGAGATATcagccttctgattggctgcataAAACGGGTTACCATTTctcagatataaatatataaagcagaagATGGAACAAAGCACTGAAAGAAGGGGAAAAATAAGAGAAAACCTCCTagtcatgtgcaaggaaaccTAAAAGCCAAGTAAAATATCCTGTACGGCCCCAATGTCTTATCACACAAGTGTACCTGTCCTAAATAATAATTCAAGATATCAATCCCAGAATGCTTTGTGGTATGGGGTGCCATGGCAGAGACATTGGTGACAGGTGATCAATGGAAGGTGTGAGGACCATGTCAGGAGATGTTTTATATTCTACAATGCAATTTATGGATGGGTCCCAGATTGGATGGAGTGCTATGTGAGTTCTATCCAGCCCTGGGGTGTCCCAGATGTGAGGACGCCATCTATCCACCACTCCTCTCTAATTACAGAGACAGACGGGAAAGACCGGCTGGGCAGGGCGGCATCGCTCAGACACTGGAAGAGATGACAGCCGCCGCCATGGCACAGGAGCTGCCGGGCAGATTGTTCCTTATGGAGGATCTGTCAGACCCCACCAAGAACCGGGACAGCAATATGCAGAAATGGCTGAAAGCTTGGAATACAAAGGGGGCTTCTACACGAGTGCAAGCAGAGAGATCGGCTTCTTCCAATACTAGAAATGTGGGGGCTGGAAGATTTGGGGTGCTATATTAAAGGGGTCTCCGCTGCTTGTGAACCGACCCAGGGAGGGTCCTGTGTGTTCATCATTTCATCCTCGTCACCTGAAAGGAAACGTCTTTCCCAGACAATAGCAGGAAGTGCAGCGCACGCTCGCTGTCCAGGGGAAAATAAATGAGGCCATTAATTACAATCCACCCAACAAGGGCTCTGCGTGTACAATGTAACTTCCTGCAGCAGAGGATGAACATGACAGCACCCAGCCGGGGGGACAATGCCGCCTAAAGCCGGGACTGGGGGACAATGCCGCCTAAAGCCGGGACTGGGGGACAATGCCGCCTAAAGCCGGGGGGACAATGCCGCCTAAAGCCGGGACGGGGGACAATGCCGCCTAAAGCCGGGACGGGGGACAATGCCGCCTAAAGCCGGGACGGGGGACAATGNNNNNNNNNNNNNNNNNNNNNNNNNNNNNNNNNNNNNNNNNNNNNNNNNNNNNNNNNNNNNNNNNNNNNNNNNNNNNNNNNNNNNNNNNNNNNNNNNNNNNNNNNNNNNNNNNNNNNNNNNNNNNNNNNNNNNNNNNNNNNNNNNNNNNNNNNNNNNNNNNNNNNNNNNNNNNNNNNNNNNNNNNNNNNNNNNNNNNNNNNNNNNNNNNNNNNNNNNNNNNNNNNNNNNNNNNNNNNNNNNNNNNNNNNNNNNNNNNNNNNNNNNNNNNNNNNNNNNNNNNNNNNNNNNNNNNNNNNNNNNNNNNNNNNNNNNNNNNNNNNNNNNNNNNNNNNNNNNNNNNNNNNNNNNNNNNNNNNNNNNNNNNNNNNNNNNNNNNNNNNNNNNNNNNNNNNNNNNNNNNNNNNNNNNNNNNNNNNNNNNNNNNNNNNNNNNNNNNNNNNNNNNNNNNNNNNNNNNNNNNNNNNNNNNNNNNNNNNNNNNNNNNNNNNNNNNNNNNNNNNNNNNNNNNNNNNNNNNNNNNNNNNNNNNNNNNNNNNNNNNNNNNNNNNNNNNNNNNNNNNNNNNNNNNNNNNNNNNNNNNNNNNNNNNNNNNNNNNNNNNNNNNNNNNNNNNNNNNNNNNNNNNNNNNNNNNNNNNNNNNNNNNNNNNNNNNNNNNNNNNNNNNNNNNNNNNNNNNNNNNNNNNNNNNNNNNNNNNNNNNNNNNNNNNNNNNNNNNNNNNNNNNNNNNNNNNNNNNNNNNNNNNNNNNNNNNNNNNNNNNNNNNNNNNNNNNNNNNNNNNNNNNNNNNNNNNNNNNNNNNNNNNNNNNNNNNNNNNNNNNNNNNNNNNNNNNNNNNNNNNNNNNNNNNNNNNNNNNNNNNNNNNNNNNNNNNNNNNNNNNNNNNNNNNNNNNNNNNNNNNNNNNNNNNNNNNNNNNNNNNNNNNNNNNNNNNNNNNNNNNNNNNNNNNNNNNNNNNNNNNNNNNNNNNNNNNNNNNNNNNNNNNNNNNNNNNNNNNNNNNNNNNNNNNNNNNNNNNNNNCTAAAGCCGGGACGGGGGACAATGACGCCTAAAGCCGGGACGGGGGACAATGACGCCTAAAGCCGGGACGGGGGACAATGACGCCTAAAGCCGGGGATTCACTCATCTCCTGGGGTTCGGCAGAGCCGGGTGCCGATATTCCTTTAGTCTGCAAGGCCTTCCTTGGATCTGCTGGCAGGAAGTCAGCTGTGCGCATAGATTTGTCTTCCCAGTTGTGAAACTCTCAGCAAACATTTGTGAAAGTTATTAATAGTGTTTTCATAAAACAAGCCACACTTTCAGCTCGGCAGCCTTTTAAGGAGCTGGGAGGACAGACGGGCGAACGAGCCACCGAGTCTTCTCACATTGGAGACGTGCCTGGCAGATCATGCAAAGCAGCCGCCCCCGCCAAACATACCCCCCCTTCTGAATATACCCTTTCCCACCAAACATACCCCTCCTCCAAATATAACCCCCCTCTGAATATACCCTCGCCCACCAAACATACCCCTCCTCCAAATATAACCCCCCTCTGAATATACCCTCTGCCACCAAACATACCCCTCCTCCAAATATAACTCCCCTCTGAATATACCCTCCC
This Pyxicephalus adspersus chromosome 6, UCB_Pads_2.0, whole genome shotgun sequence DNA region includes the following protein-coding sequences:
- the GNA13 gene encoding guanine nucleotide-binding protein subunit alpha-13, encoding MADFLPSRSVLSVCFPNCGLNSREAEQQRKSKEIDRIISREKTYVKRLVKILLLGAGESGKSTFLKQMRIIHGQDFDLRAKEEFRATIYSNVIKGIRVLVDAREKLHIPWGNPSNQKHGEVMMAFDTRSTMVAQGMVETHIFLSHLTSIKALWADSGIQHAYDRRREFQLGESVKYFLDNLDKLGQLDYLPSQQDILLARRPTKGIHEYDFEIKNVPFKMVDVGGQRSERKRWFECFDSVTSILFLVSSSEYDQVLMEDRQTNRLTESLNIFETIVNNRVFSNVSIILFLNKTDLLEEKVKIVSIKDYFSDFEGDPHCLSDVQKFLVDCFRSKRRDQQQKPLYHHFTTAINTENIRLVFRDVKDTILHDNLKQLMLQ